A window of Clostridioides sp. ES-S-0010-02 genomic DNA:
ATAAGCTAATTCTTCAGATGAGTTTTCAAACATAAATATCATCCTCCGTCAAACTATTTCTATATATAATATATTAAACTAATTTATACAAAATTAAAAGAATAATTTGTATAGTATCATTAATCTTTAACAAATTAGATAAAATTAATTTTATAAATGAAGACAAGAAAACAGGGCTACCAATCGGCAGCCCTGTTGATACCCAGGTGTCAAAATTTACTATCTATTTTCCAGCCATTTGTCTTTCAGCCATTTCAACTAATTTCTTAGTCATGTATCCACCAACATATCCATTTTCTCTAGCTGTTAAGTTACCTTTGTCTATGTTTTCATAGTTAGATAAACCTATTTCGTTAGCTATTTCTAATTTCATTTGATTTAAAGCTGCTTTTGCTTCTGGCACTACTGTTCTGTTTGAATTTGACATAGTAAATTTCCTCCTTAAATAATTAGTTTATGATGTCTAACAACACTTTTATTTATGTGATGTTAATACTAATTTCTCCAAAATAAAAATAATATATACAGAAAAATAAAGGTAAAAATGTAAAAAATATAAAAAAATTAAAAAAAGTAGTATTTTAAAGGATTTAATTGGCCTAATATAGAGTTTATTTTTTTATTTGTTGTCCTATAAATTAAATATTACAGTACTTTTTTGAGCTAAAAAAAAATAAATTTTAAATATAGAAGAATTTATTTAAAAGGGGGAACAGTATGAAAAGAGAAGTTAAGAGAACTAAAGCTTTAATATATAGTGTTTTATTTTTTTCATTATTATTGGTACTAATATTTGCTCTTGTTTATGGAATAAAATATGTGTGCTCTAAATCTGATAACTCAAAAATGCCTATATATAGAGTTGATACAAATGAGAAAAAGATAGCTCTGAGTTTTGATGTTGCTTGGGGAACTGATAACATGGATGATATTCTTAAAATTTTGGATAAACATAACATAAAAGCTACTTTTTTTCTAGTTGGTAGTTGGGTGGATGATAACAAAGAAATTGTTAAAGCTATAGATGAAAAAGGACATGAGATTGGAAATCATTCAAATACACATGCTAATTTAAAAGAGATATCAAAAGAGGATATAAAAGAAGAAATAGAAACTACATCGGAAAAAATATTTAGCATAACAGGTAAAAAGACTAATCTATTTAGACCACCTTTTGGAGACGTAAACAATAAAGCTATGGACATTTGTGGGGATTTAGGTTATAAAGTAATTAAGTGGGATGTAGATTCGATAGATTGGAAAGAGCTTGGCCCAAATCATGTAATTGAAAAAGTAATAAAAGAAGCTCAGCCTGGTTCAATAGTTTTATTTCATGCTAATATAAATGATGTAGATAACTATTTGGACACCATAATAAATAGACTTAAAAAAGATGGATATAGCTTAGTAAAAATATCTGATTTATTATATAAAGACAATTACATAGTTGATTCTAATGGAGTACAAAAACTAAAAAATTAATAATTAATAAATGTATATTTTTAGCAGTGTTGTGGGAAATTATATAGTATATGTTAGAAAAGTGTCGATAAAAAGACGGTGTCTGTTTTTTGACACTTTTTTATGTATGTATGTAATATCAATAATTATAGATTAAATCAGTAAAAAAAACGTCTAATAATTGACTTTTTTTTATTGGGTTTAAATGATTAAATTGAATTATAAACGCTGTAAGATAGTATTTTCAAAGGGTATAACTTTGTTTAAAAGTTGGCATAGAAATTGCTTTGATAATAAGCGATATGTTCTATAGAAATAAACAATATGTTAAAGTCTTGTAATAGAAAAACAAGATTAATATTATTTGAACAGCTTATAAAAAAAATTAATATATTTAAGGGGGCGTACTAGTTGAACAAACTATATTCTATTTTATTAAAACAACACGTTGGTGGTCCAGATAAGCCAGTAGTAAGTGTTGGAGATGTAGTAAAAAAAGGAACTCTAATCGCAGAACCAGCTGGATTAGGAGCAAATATTTATGCCAGTGTTAGTGGAAAAATAAGTGAAATAAATGACCAAGCTATAGTAATTGAAGCTGATGAAGCACAAGATGATACTTTTGAACCATTAAAAGGAGAAAGTATACTTGACTTAATTAAAGAAGCTGGAGTTGTAGGAATGGGTGGAGCAGGATTCCCTACTCATATAAAATTAAACATAGATTTAAAAGGTGGAACAATATTAGCAAATGCAGCTGAATGTGAACCTTTACTAGCTCATAACATAAAAGAAATAGAAGAAAATCCAGAAATAGTTTACAAAGGTATAAAATATGCTATGGAAGTTACTAATGCTGGAAAAGGTATGCTAGCAATAAAAAGCAAACATCCAGAAGCAATAGCAGCATTCAAAAAAGTAATAAAACCAGGAGATAATATAGAAGTTGCTGAACTAGTTGATATGTACCCAATGGGAGAAGAGAGAGCTATAGTAAGAGATGTTCTAGGAAAATTACTTGAGCCAACTCAATTACCTTCAGAAGCTAATGCAGTAGTAATAAACGTGGAAACATTAACTAGAATAGTAGAAGCTGTTGAGCAAAAAAGACCAGTTATATCTAAAAATATAACTGTAGTTGGTCAATTAAACAGTGGAAAAGAATCTATAGTATTTGAAGATGTGCCAATCGGAACTACTGTTGGAGAATTAATTGAAAGAGCTGGTGGAATAAAAGGTGAATATGGTGAAATAATCCTAGGAGGACCTTTTACAGGAAAAGCTACTACTTTAGATACTCCAATAACTAAAACTAGTGGTGGTATAATAGTTACTATGCCATTTGTTAATGAAAAGAGAAAAATGGGTCTTTTAGTCTGTGCGTGTGGACCTAACGAAGAAAGAATGAGAGACATAGCAGCTAAAATGGGCGTTACTGATATAGTATCAGTTCAAAAATGTAAACAAGCTCAAGAAATAAAAGGTGCATTAAAATGTGAAAATCCAGGACACTGTCCAGGACAAGCTCAAAAATGTATAGAATTTAAAAAAGCTGGAGCAGAAGTTATATTAATAGGTAACTGTACTGACTGTAGTAATACAGTAATGGGTTCTGCACCAAAATTAAAATTAGGTGTATATCATATAACTGACCATGTAATGAGAACAGTTAATCACCCATTAATAAGAAGAATAAAAGGTGACGTAAGATTAAAAATAAAATAATTA
This region includes:
- the prdC gene encoding proline reductase-associated electron transfer protein PrdC, which translates into the protein MNKLYSILLKQHVGGPDKPVVSVGDVVKKGTLIAEPAGLGANIYASVSGKISEINDQAIVIEADEAQDDTFEPLKGESILDLIKEAGVVGMGGAGFPTHIKLNIDLKGGTILANAAECEPLLAHNIKEIEENPEIVYKGIKYAMEVTNAGKGMLAIKSKHPEAIAAFKKVIKPGDNIEVAELVDMYPMGEERAIVRDVLGKLLEPTQLPSEANAVVINVETLTRIVEAVEQKRPVISKNITVVGQLNSGKESIVFEDVPIGTTVGELIERAGGIKGEYGEIILGGPFTGKATTLDTPITKTSGGIIVTMPFVNEKRKMGLLVCACGPNEERMRDIAAKMGVTDIVSVQKCKQAQEIKGALKCENPGHCPGQAQKCIEFKKAGAEVILIGNCTDCSNTVMGSAPKLKLGVYHITDHVMRTVNHPLIRRIKGDVRLKIK
- a CDS encoding polysaccharide deacetylase family protein codes for the protein MKREVKRTKALIYSVLFFSLLLVLIFALVYGIKYVCSKSDNSKMPIYRVDTNEKKIALSFDVAWGTDNMDDILKILDKHNIKATFFLVGSWVDDNKEIVKAIDEKGHEIGNHSNTHANLKEISKEDIKEEIETTSEKIFSITGKKTNLFRPPFGDVNNKAMDICGDLGYKVIKWDVDSIDWKELGPNHVIEKVIKEAQPGSIVLFHANINDVDNYLDTIINRLKKDGYSLVKISDLLYKDNYIVDSNGVQKLKN
- a CDS encoding alpha/beta-type small acid-soluble spore protein, encoding MSNSNRTVVPEAKAALNQMKLEIANEIGLSNYENIDKGNLTARENGYVGGYMTKKLVEMAERQMAGK